Genomic window (Verrucomicrobiia bacterium):
CTTCAATAGGCGGATGGCCTGGGGAGCAATATTTTTATCCTTCAACAGTTCCGCCGCCTGTTTATGGATGCCTTTGAGCAGATTCATGGACGCCAGCACAACATGGATGGGCAGGTTCAGTGCTGCCGCGATCCGCTCTACGCTCACACCTTCTTGCACCGCTTTGACGATCATTTGGTGTTCCTGAATCGGCGGCAACCGGCTGACCCGCGCGTTGTAGGTGTAACATTCATCGTCGGTCGCGATGATACAGTCGGCGGCCGTTTCGCCCAATTCCCTAAGCGCCACATATCGCAGATGCCCGTTTTGCAGCAAATACTTTCCCGGGGCGTCTTTTTGAGGATAAACCACGAGCGGTTCAACCAACCCCACCGTCTTGATGGAGGACAAAATCTTTTGGTAGCGCAGGATACCCTTATGCACATCTTTGATTTGTCGCATCGGTGAAATGGCATCCAGCGTCAGCCGAACTTTCCGTAACTCAAATCCGATTTTCATTATTTTCCTGTTGCCTCCTGATTTCCGAGTGTGAGTTTTGCCGATAAATATTTTGGCACCGTGGCCAGCGACTCCGCCCGCAACAGGTTAAAAAAATTTTCGTCGGCCAGCAGTTTGTTGAACGCCGTCACGATGAAGGATAATCGGGCTTCGCACACTCGTGCCTTTTTGATCATCAATTTCTGACGTTGGCTCTCTCTCCGGTACGCGCTCACCATGGTCTCGACGCTGGTTTTAGGTTTTGCCGGTTGGACTTTGCCAGCGCGTTGCTTGCCGATCAGCCGCCGCTGCACAATTAGTCCCTTGACGTATTTCAGTGACAAATAATCCAGTTGCTTGTTTTCGTATGCCTTGAGCAGTTCACGTTGCGTTTCGAGCGTATCGGTCCTGGCAATATCCACTGCGACCCAGATCGGGATTTTGCCCGTGATGGCCGCTTCAAGCAGCCGCCCTTCACCCGCCTTTTTGAGACTCATCAGTCCGCGCACCAGATGGTCGCTGACATCCAATTTCTTGCTGATTTCTCCAAGGTTGTAACCGAGCGCCTTCAGCCGTTCGATTTCATTGATCAAATCCATGGGCTGCGGATAACGCCGGGCGATGTTTTCAACCAGACCGCGAATCAGCCGCTCTTCCTTGGGGATGTCTGCTACGATGGCTGGGATTTCCTTGTGACCGAGCGCCTTGAACGCTTCGAGGCGACCCTGGCCGCAAATCAAATCATATTCCGGACCAGCCGCCTCGCGCTCGGATCGGATGCTGACTTGAATCGGCATTTTCAGCCCAACGTTCTTAATGCTTTGGACTATCTGTGCGAATTTCTTCTGGTCGCGGTGGCGTGGATTCAAAATGTGGATCCGCTCGATGGGTATCATCTTGATTTCATCATTCATATAATCTCCTCCAGTTTCACTCGTTCTGTGATGGCGAAAAAATTGTCCAGCGTGTCAAATCGATAGGTGTCCAGATAAACGCCGTTGCATTCAGCAATACGCAAGTTTTCCCACGTCAGATCGATGCCCGGCAGGATGTAGTAATCTCGGATCCCCTCGTTGATCGCGTCCATGCGGACGGCGATGGTGAGGTCCGGTTTCAAACCGGCATCCAGCCGGATCAGCCAACGCGACGAACCCGCCAGCGTCGTGGTGTGTCGGCACAGGACGATGGAAACCCGGAGCTCGCCATTCACCAGCACCAAATCCGTTTCGTCGTCAACGATCGCTGTCCCACCCAGTGCGATGATTTTTTGTATCACGGACGCCACCAGATCCGGTCGCTGTTTGCGCAAGCGGCGGTTCTCTTCGATGAAAGCGAAATCAATTCCGGGATCGTAACCGATGAGTTTGTAGGCCGAAACCAGGCTGCCGAAGCGATGCCGATAGGCTGCGCTCGATGGAAAACCTTCGGCCTCGTCAATCAGGATGCCGTTGATATGGCCGTGCTGGCTCAACAGGCCGCGCAATTTTTCCAACATCTCCTCATCGGTGAACTTCCGACTGCGCGCCAGAATGATTTCGCGCACCTTGAAAAACTGCTCCGGCGCGATGATGCCCTCGAAAACGCCATCGGCGCGCACCCATCGTTCCGGCGGATTCTCTACATGCTTGCGTTTCAGTTTGAAAGACGTGCGGTGATAGACATTGTTGCCGATGTATTTTTCATTGGTGAGAATCTGATGAACGGTGCTGCGCGTCCATGCCCGGCCAAAATCAGTGCGAATTCCCTTTGCGTTCAACGCTTGAGCAATTTCGGACTCGTTGTTGCCGTCCAGGAATGTGCGATAGATCCAGTACACAACCTTGACCTCTTCGTCCGGTCCACGCACCAAAATTACGCGGTCAGTTTGGATGCTTTTGTGTTCGCCCATTTTCAGCATCGCTTTGCGCTGGCCGCTCTGGTCAATGAGCATCCGGCGCAGACCAAATCCAGCTGGGCCACCCTGTTTGAACCCCTCCTTGATCAACCGGCACGCGCCTTGGAACACTTTTGATGACAACTCACGGCTGTATTCGCCAGCCATCGCGCGTTTGACACCTTTGACAATGGTGGACACGGGACTGCCGTCATTTTCAAATTGCTCAGCGCAATAATGCACCGCGACGCCCGCATTGCGGCAGGTGTATTCATAATGAGCGCTTTCATCGGGATCTTGAAACCTTCCCCACCGGCTTACGTCATAGACGAGGATATTGGCAAAATTGATCTGCCCGCCGCGGACATCATTCAACATTTGCGACAGCGCTTCCCGGCCTTCAATGTTTAGCCCGCTTTTGCCTTCGTCCGAATAGATTTTGACGATTTCCAGCCCTCGATGTTTGGCATATTCGAGGATCACATCCATCTGGTTGCTGGTGGAGTATTGCTGATGCTCAGTGGACATGCGCACGTAGGCTGCGGCGCAATTCAGTACTGCATTTTTATCTTCTCTGGCCACGTTTTCAAAAGTGTTTGATTTTTCATTCATCATTGCGAAACAACGGCTCAATCCGGCTCGCCGCCATCCGGGTGCGTCCTCGGGATTTTCCACCTCTGGCGTTGGGCCTCTTTCCGGATGGCCGCCCTCTGGTCGGCAATGGCGCCCCTGGGTTGACCGACGGCATTTCTGACATACGCGGCGTCCCGATTTTGCGAATTTTGATCATCGTCATTTTTCATACGGATATTTTTTATGGTCCATTTTATGAATTGGCAGCGAAGTGACTATGTCATCTTGTAACGCAACGTCAGGACTTTGATTTTTTGGTCCTTTTCCAATAGAAGGGGTTGCGCTTGCGCCAGGCACGCACACGCTCAAGTTGATCCAGCCCGCGCCAGTAATTTTGGTTTTCCGGCTTGGCGTGCCAGAATTTTTGACTCAACGCCTTGCTGGCTTTTTTGCAGACGGGATTTGAGCAGAACATTTGGCGATGGCGGCTGCGGGGATCAGGAACAAAGGCTCGTTTGCAATTGATACATTCCCGCTGACGGTGTTTGTGTTGCATAACAAACACCACCGACCCGGACTATTTCAGATGCAAATAAAATCGGAGTCAGGTGGACCCATTCACTGCCGATTGTTTTAATGGAAAGGCGAATCCACCTCCCACCTTCCATGATGTCGTGAAAGTTTGGGACAGCCTTGAGGAGACCGGTAAGGTATGTCTCCTCATCCCTGACGACGAGGGAGTGTTCTTCGAAACGCAGACCATCAAAGACCCGCCGCTCGCCAGCGATGCGCAAATTTATCTCGACCTGCAGAACACCGGTCTGCGCGGGCCGGAGCAAGCCAACGCCTTGCGTCACTGGGAAGGATTCTGCCGGCCATGAAATACGAGACCGTCGGCATGGTAGGAGAGGGTGAAACTTTCCCGGCCTTTGTTTTCAACCCGGTAGATTTTAACGATGACCGATCCGTTGCGGATGGTTTTAGGCCACGCTGGAGCTTTTGCCGGGGCTTTTTTCATGCCTCGATTGTGTTAGGATTTTGTTAGGATCTCAAGTAAATCTTCAAAAACCCTTGGAAAGAATGGTCGGGGCGGTGAGAT
Coding sequences:
- a CDS encoding ParB N-terminal domain-containing protein, which translates into the protein MKIGFELRKVRLTLDAISPMRQIKDVHKGILRYQKILSSIKTVGLVEPLVVYPQKDAPGKYLLQNGHLRYVALRELGETAADCIIATDDECYTYNARVSRLPPIQEHQMIVKAVQEGVSVERIAAALNLPIHVVLASMNLLKGIHKQAAELLKDKNIAPQAIRLLKRTNGMRQIEIAEMMVAANNFLTGYAEALVLGTPQNQLVNPHDAKKKKGMTPEGIARLENEMETLERDLKSITDNYTENMFTLQIAQTYIKTLLKNSKVVRYLTGNHAEIHAEFEIIAAASV
- a CDS encoding ParB N-terminal domain-containing protein, which codes for MIPIERIHILNPRHRDQKKFAQIVQSIKNVGLKMPIQVSIRSEREAAGPEYDLICGQGRLEAFKALGHKEIPAIVADIPKEERLIRGLVENIARRYPQPMDLINEIERLKALGYNLGEISKKLDVSDHLVRGLMSLKKAGEGRLLEAAITGKIPIWVAVDIARTDTLETQRELLKAYENKQLDYLSLKYVKGLIVQRRLIGKQRAGKVQPAKPKTSVETMVSAYRRESQRQKLMIKKARVCEARLSFIVTAFNKLLADENFFNLLRAESLATVPKYLSAKLTLGNQEATGK
- a CDS encoding recombinase family protein, which translates into the protein MSTEHQQYSTSNQMDVILEYAKHRGLEIVKIYSDEGKSGLNIEGREALSQMLNDVRGGQINFANILVYDVSRWGRFQDPDESAHYEYTCRNAGVAVHYCAEQFENDGSPVSTIVKGVKRAMAGEYSRELSSKVFQGACRLIKEGFKQGGPAGFGLRRMLIDQSGQRKAMLKMGEHKSIQTDRVILVRGPDEEVKVVYWIYRTFLDGNNESEIAQALNAKGIRTDFGRAWTRSTVHQILTNEKYIGNNVYHRTSFKLKRKHVENPPERWVRADGVFEGIIAPEQFFKVREIILARSRKFTDEEMLEKLRGLLSQHGHINGILIDEAEGFPSSAAYRHRFGSLVSAYKLIGYDPGIDFAFIEENRRLRKQRPDLVASVIQKIIALGGTAIVDDETDLVLVNGELRVSIVLCRHTTTLAGSSRWLIRLDAGLKPDLTIAVRMDAINEGIRDYYILPGIDLTWENLRIAECNGVYLDTYRFDTLDNFFAITERVKLEEII